Proteins encoded together in one Proteiniborus ethanoligenes window:
- a CDS encoding AIR synthase related protein: MKIFKFRDLTLIDINEEQLMVISCDSSGGIGNKEKDVVKVEPEVLGYFTTQVALMEILAIGATPITIVNALSVEMNDTGEKIIKGIKKALQPLNLLQAEIITGSTEENIPVCQTAMGITVIGIIDKRNWKKPKTIENSLAVLVGIPKVGYEVLEDRGREILSISHLLGLKSNPNIYEILPVGSKGILYELKEMARTNNLAYCLDDNISLDLYKSAGPATCAIISIAEEEYDNLKNNISIPVNKIGKWIRL, from the coding sequence ATGAAAATATTTAAATTTAGAGACTTAACCCTTATAGATATAAATGAAGAACAGCTTATGGTAATCTCCTGTGATTCATCAGGAGGCATAGGAAATAAAGAAAAGGATGTGGTTAAGGTAGAACCGGAGGTGTTAGGCTATTTTACAACACAGGTGGCACTTATGGAAATACTAGCCATTGGAGCCACGCCTATAACCATAGTTAATGCATTATCTGTAGAAATGAATGATACAGGAGAAAAAATAATTAAAGGAATAAAAAAAGCATTACAGCCCTTAAATCTCCTCCAAGCTGAAATAATAACAGGAAGTACGGAGGAGAATATTCCTGTATGCCAGACTGCAATGGGGATTACCGTAATAGGGATAATAGATAAAAGGAATTGGAAAAAACCAAAGACCATAGAGAATTCTCTTGCTGTATTAGTGGGTATCCCTAAAGTTGGATATGAAGTATTGGAGGATAGAGGAAGAGAAATATTATCTATTAGCCATCTACTGGGATTGAAAAGTAATCCTAACATTTATGAAATTCTTCCTGTAGGCTCAAAGGGCATACTCTATGAGCTAAAGGAAATGGCAAGGACTAATAATTTAGCATATTGCTTAGATGATAATATTTCGTTAGATTTATATAAATCAGCAGGGCCTGCAACCTGTGCTATTATTTCAATAGCTGAAGAAGAATACGATAATCTTAAAAATAATATTTCTATACCTGTTAATAAAATAGGAAAATGGATTAGATTATAA
- a CDS encoding ECF transporter S component, with protein MKTWETLYDTKNITKLTYCGMLIGLSAIGSMIKISGSIAFDSMPGFFAALFLGPWAGAVVAGLGHLLTALTSGFPLTLPMHLVLVLEMGLFAYLFGIIYRKRGSIVASIVAIILNGPVASLFAVPMSIVLGLPFSGWPLFSVVILPLTLASIGNVVLALSVFKVINKRIR; from the coding sequence TTGAAAACATGGGAAACTTTATACGATACAAAAAACATTACTAAACTAACTTATTGTGGAATGCTTATAGGATTATCTGCAATAGGCTCTATGATAAAGATAAGTGGAAGCATTGCTTTTGATTCTATGCCAGGCTTTTTTGCAGCATTATTTTTAGGGCCTTGGGCAGGTGCTGTTGTAGCAGGGCTTGGACACCTATTAACGGCACTTACAAGTGGCTTTCCATTAACCTTACCTATGCATTTAGTGTTAGTATTGGAAATGGGGCTATTTGCTTATTTATTTGGAATTATATATAGAAAAAGAGGGAGCATAGTCGCTTCTATTGTGGCTATTATTTTAAACGGACCTGTAGCATCACTTTTTGCAGTGCCTATGTCTATTGTTTTAGGACTTCCATTTAGTGGGTGGCCACTATTCAGTGTTGTTATTTTGCCTCTTACGTTGGCATCCATAGGGAACGTAGTTTTAGCTCTGTCAGTATTTAAGGTAATAAATAAAAGGATTAGATAG